A window of the Streptomyces sp. NBC_00250 genome harbors these coding sequences:
- a CDS encoding mobile element transfer protein yields MAARDRFHSVMRIGPVQIGTHRDRHGRTKYAAVCTSDGCGWSTEYSSSSAAQLAARTHRCRPR; encoded by the coding sequence ATGGCCGCTCGCGACCGCTTCCACTCCGTGATGCGGATCGGTCCGGTGCAGATCGGCACCCACCGCGACCGCCACGGCCGCACCAAGTACGCCGCCGTGTGCACGTCCGATGGCTGCGGCTGGTCCACCGAGTACTCCAGCTCCTCGGCCGCCCAGCTCGCCGCCCGAACCCACCGCTGCAGGCCCCGCTGA
- a CDS encoding DUF2637 domain-containing protein, with product MRPIRRPDAVLVQAVIAGALSFAHLHDLAAAAGQSGWKAWAYPVSVDLLLVAAWHRLRTSRAAGVPARSAWTWFMVALAASLGANVATAGLLDLGHVPAWLRILVAGWPALAFLGGTLLVHSPGHPAVAAPTEPDTAIEQPSAMEAVITRDDVAEPEITAASPLSSPEPEPVPEPAPEPELSPVAVPPALVAHARKVADDYRARTGYPIDADTLRARLGVPPLMANAIAAQLA from the coding sequence ATGCGTCCCATCCGCCGACCGGACGCCGTCCTCGTACAAGCCGTGATCGCTGGCGCCCTGTCCTTCGCTCACCTCCACGACCTGGCTGCGGCTGCCGGACAGTCCGGTTGGAAGGCTTGGGCCTACCCGGTATCCGTGGATCTCCTGCTCGTCGCCGCCTGGCATCGGTTGCGGACCTCGCGGGCTGCCGGTGTACCTGCTCGCTCGGCCTGGACATGGTTCATGGTCGCCCTGGCCGCGTCGCTCGGTGCGAACGTTGCCACCGCCGGGCTCCTCGACCTCGGCCACGTTCCCGCCTGGCTGCGCATCCTCGTCGCGGGCTGGCCTGCCCTCGCGTTCCTCGGCGGCACGCTCCTCGTCCACTCCCCCGGACATCCGGCGGTCGCCGCGCCGACGGAACCCGACACGGCCATCGAGCAGCCCTCGGCCATGGAAGCGGTCATCACGCGAGATGACGTCGCCGAGCCGGAGATCACCGCCGCATCGCCCCTCTCCTCCCCGGAACCGGAGCCGGTCCCGGAACCCGCACCGGAGCCCGAACTCTCCCCCGTCGCTGTACCGCCGGCCCTCGTCGCTCACGCCCGCAAGGTCGCTGACGACTACCGCGCCCGCACCGGCTACCCGATCGACGCCGACACCTTGCGCGCCCGCCTCGGCGTCCCGCCCCTGATGGCCAACGCCATCGCCGCCCAGCTCGCCTGA
- a CDS encoding FtsK/SpoIIIE domain-containing protein — MTALTVTLALVATVALLLRWQRPAWYWMSFGVVFAVVRILARYASVMDACGLTVPPSRWRLALARMTGRPVPDSRAPRILRLRPTRTGLTLRLKLRPGQDAFDFSAASDRLRHSFVMQNVTAREVRSGVVELRMTGYDVLKRVHMPAAARGGVMRVPVAMREDGEVYYRDYRQTPHALNVGATQSGKSVYQRNLVTALAALDVALVGIDCKQGVELAPLARRFSALADDPDAAADLLDALIEHMEGVYQLIRREQRLSADTPDAEITADIWDLPDHLRPTPIVLLVDEVAELALYATKEEEKRRDRIITALVRLSQLGRAAGIYLEICGQRFGSELGKGITMLRAQLTGRTAHRVNDETSANMAFGDIAPDAVLATVQIRTDRPGTAVAGDSSGGWVRIRTPHLTLRRAVNIANSHAHRTPEIPALDAFRPVLPPLGKAAAPSTVTAPAIA, encoded by the coding sequence ATGACCGCCTTAACGGTCACCCTCGCGCTGGTCGCCACGGTCGCACTGCTGCTGCGGTGGCAGCGTCCGGCCTGGTACTGGATGAGCTTTGGCGTCGTCTTCGCCGTGGTGCGGATCCTGGCCCGGTACGCGTCGGTCATGGACGCGTGTGGGCTGACCGTGCCGCCCTCGCGCTGGCGCCTGGCGTTGGCCCGGATGACCGGCCGACCCGTCCCCGATTCGCGGGCGCCCCGGATCCTGCGGCTGCGGCCGACTCGGACTGGGCTCACACTGCGGCTGAAGCTGCGGCCCGGCCAGGACGCGTTCGACTTCTCCGCCGCCTCGGACCGGCTCCGCCACTCGTTCGTCATGCAGAACGTCACCGCCCGGGAGGTCCGCTCGGGTGTCGTCGAGCTGCGGATGACCGGGTACGACGTCCTCAAGCGGGTTCACATGCCCGCGGCTGCCCGTGGTGGGGTGATGCGCGTTCCGGTCGCCATGCGGGAGGACGGAGAGGTCTACTACCGCGACTATCGCCAGACCCCTCATGCCTTGAACGTTGGTGCCACGCAGTCTGGGAAGTCCGTCTATCAGCGCAACCTCGTCACTGCGCTCGCCGCGCTGGACGTTGCTTTGGTCGGCATCGATTGCAAGCAGGGAGTCGAACTCGCTCCGCTCGCCCGGCGGTTCAGCGCTCTGGCCGATGACCCTGATGCCGCCGCCGACCTCCTCGACGCGCTCATCGAGCACATGGAGGGCGTCTATCAACTGATCCGTCGCGAACAGAGGTTGAGCGCGGATACACCAGATGCGGAGATCACCGCCGATATCTGGGACCTGCCCGACCACCTGCGACCGACTCCCATCGTGCTCCTGGTCGACGAGGTTGCCGAGCTCGCGCTCTACGCCACGAAGGAGGAAGAGAAGCGCCGCGACCGGATCATTACCGCTCTCGTCCGGCTCTCCCAGCTCGGCCGCGCCGCCGGGATCTACCTGGAGATCTGCGGGCAGCGCTTCGGCTCCGAGCTCGGCAAGGGCATCACCATGCTTCGTGCCCAGCTCACCGGCCGGACCGCTCACCGCGTCAACGATGAGACCTCCGCCAACATGGCCTTCGGCGACATCGCCCCGGACGCCGTGCTCGCCACGGTCCAGATCCGCACCGACCGACCCGGCACCGCTGTCGCCGGCGACTCCTCTGGTGGGTGGGTCCGCATCCGTACTCCCCACCTCACGCTCCGGCGGGCCGTGAACATCGCGAACTCCCACGCCCACCGCACGCCCGAGATCCCCGCGCTGGACGCCTTCCGGCCCGTCCTGCCGCCCCTGGGCAAAGCCGCGGCCCCGTCGACCGTCACGGCTCCCGCGATCGCCTGA
- a CDS encoding SCO3933 family regulatory protein, which translates to MRQIPVDTSAAMVMVAQPPAPKIANRQTGEIATDRDTGAPLMTVDVMFVMDGNAEILNLTVPKTGISEELSMGTPVALTGVVARPWENEFNGQKRHGISFRAVAVTSLAAAKVG; encoded by the coding sequence GTGCGTCAGATCCCTGTCGACACGTCCGCCGCGATGGTGATGGTGGCCCAGCCCCCGGCCCCGAAGATCGCGAACCGTCAGACCGGTGAGATCGCCACCGACCGGGACACCGGTGCCCCGCTGATGACGGTCGACGTCATGTTCGTCATGGACGGCAACGCCGAGATCCTGAACCTGACCGTGCCCAAGACCGGCATCTCCGAGGAGCTGTCCATGGGCACCCCGGTCGCCCTGACCGGTGTCGTAGCACGGCCGTGGGAGAACGAGTTCAACGGCCAGAAGCGCCACGGCATCAGCTTCCGCGCCGTCGCCGTCACCTCGCTCGCCGCAGCGAAGGTCGGCTGA
- a CDS encoding GntR family transcriptional regulator, whose translation MQIADEIVQQIRSGVLKAGEMVPSESELVERYGVAGGTIRKAMVEVRASGLVETRHGKGSIVKDRPPVRLRSSDRFRASHRRGGKAAYLAESEQSGATAKVSVLYIGPMEASADIAERLGVEVGTQVLARRRLYFRNGTPVETASSYLPWDVVKDIPELFAENPGPGGIYARLEDQGHIFAEFVETLQARPAAKAEASELALSPGAPVVHLLRDAVTKEGRVVEVCDTLMAADQFVFQYRIPATD comes from the coding sequence GTGCAGATCGCCGACGAGATCGTTCAGCAGATCCGGTCCGGCGTACTCAAGGCTGGTGAGATGGTGCCCAGCGAGTCCGAGCTCGTCGAGCGGTACGGGGTCGCCGGCGGGACCATCCGTAAGGCCATGGTCGAGGTGCGGGCCAGTGGGCTCGTCGAGACCCGGCACGGCAAGGGCTCCATCGTGAAGGACCGGCCTCCCGTGCGGCTTCGGTCTTCGGATCGGTTCCGTGCTTCTCATCGGCGGGGCGGTAAGGCTGCCTACCTCGCCGAGTCCGAACAGTCCGGCGCCACGGCCAAGGTGAGCGTCCTCTACATCGGGCCCATGGAAGCATCCGCAGACATCGCCGAACGGCTTGGTGTCGAGGTGGGGACGCAGGTGCTCGCGCGACGGCGTCTGTACTTCCGGAACGGGACTCCCGTCGAGACCGCCTCGTCGTACCTGCCGTGGGACGTGGTCAAGGACATCCCTGAGCTGTTCGCCGAGAACCCTGGCCCCGGCGGCATCTACGCCCGGCTCGAAGACCAGGGTCACATCTTCGCCGAGTTCGTCGAGACACTTCAGGCTCGGCCGGCCGCGAAGGCGGAAGCGTCAGAGCTCGCTCTCAGCCCTGGGGCGCCTGTAGTGCACCTCTTGCGGGACGCCGTGACGAAGGAGGGGCGGGTCGTGGAGGTCTGCGACACCCTCATGGCTGCTGACCAGTTCGTCTTCCAGTACCGGATCCCCGCGACCGACTGA